In Desulfobulbus oralis, one DNA window encodes the following:
- the gspG gene encoding type II secretion system major pseudopilin GspG has protein sequence MSLARTAPAPAAPSLDAAFGRDGRVAVELGGRNSANAVLVQPDGRIVVAGSVNPGAAKNFSLLRFNPDGTLDTGFNHEGALITSLALGDDEALALGQLSDGRIVAGGYTSNGASRDFALACYFPDGTLDRDFGLNGITVTPVGGGDDEITALAITPDDRIVIAGNVGGTNGSVAAAARYDALGELDAAFGERGITLVTVGDESRAEGLLLREDGGLLLSGTFRRGDRVSLMLVALDKDGLLDTDFGDQGVAMPHGMIPSEGYRLAADKDGLVYVAGAVGEPGRRDTALFRFFMDGRLDPDFGLRGAAIHPASPEDDVLFDVAVSDRGVVASGFATEGGRRRFLVASYAAANGSLDEPFLPVAQLEAPGKYPHLSGVAKRRPRLRRHAGSAPAARPPKEAETPYAPGSPETAAPDAKSTEEDPLSQKRLPWPCRQALALLRWLAPTPVFAAELPAEPGPQPPKVALFDFGGDEAVGYAAALDAEGNVLVVGTVAQGRLTSMALARFAAASLYNTNAFVNQNGTVSTALRTLQPLAITRSSARSGGEILPELGAAVRARGLVFSTAAHPVLERVSAADNGPQPPATALRGHVAAGSGPGAFEVLLSGLQPGTLYHVRAYAITEDGAAHYGPERRFHTADACFLATAAFGSISHPAVILLRQFRDTMLSTKPLGQALIGLYYRLSPPLAALIEQQPALRLLCALALLPLLAFAWLALHLGLAPACGIGLVLCLLPLRARLRTFHQNARGFTLIEVMVVMLILSILAVLVVPRIMDRPEDARRTQAMVQMSALEQALKLYRLDNGQYPTTEQGLQALVAPPVAGPQAHRWRQGGYLERGKVPKDPWGGNFVYLSPGLHDDFDLISYGADRQPGGEGRNADVNNWELQ, from the coding sequence TTGAGCCTGGCCCGGACCGCGCCGGCCCCGGCCGCGCCCAGCCTGGACGCCGCCTTTGGCCGCGACGGCCGGGTCGCGGTGGAGCTGGGCGGTCGCAACAGCGCCAATGCCGTTCTGGTGCAGCCGGACGGCAGAATCGTGGTGGCCGGCTCGGTCAATCCCGGTGCGGCCAAGAACTTTTCGCTGCTGCGTTTCAATCCGGACGGCACGCTGGATACCGGCTTCAACCATGAGGGCGCCCTCATCACCTCCCTCGCTCTGGGCGACGACGAGGCCCTTGCCCTGGGCCAGCTTTCGGATGGCCGCATCGTGGCAGGCGGCTACACGTCGAACGGCGCGTCACGGGACTTCGCCCTGGCCTGCTATTTCCCGGACGGCACGCTGGACAGGGATTTCGGCCTGAACGGCATTACAGTGACGCCCGTGGGCGGCGGGGACGACGAGATCACGGCGCTGGCGATCACCCCGGACGACCGAATCGTGATAGCCGGCAATGTGGGCGGCACCAACGGCAGCGTGGCCGCAGCAGCCCGCTACGATGCCCTGGGCGAGCTGGACGCCGCTTTTGGCGAACGGGGCATCACCCTTGTGACCGTGGGCGACGAATCCCGGGCCGAGGGCCTGCTGCTGCGGGAAGATGGCGGCCTGCTGCTCTCCGGCACCTTCCGCCGGGGCGACCGGGTGTCGCTCATGCTGGTGGCGCTGGACAAGGACGGCCTGTTGGATACAGACTTTGGCGACCAGGGCGTGGCCATGCCCCACGGCATGATTCCAAGCGAGGGCTACCGGCTGGCTGCGGACAAGGATGGGCTGGTCTATGTGGCCGGAGCCGTGGGCGAGCCGGGCCGGCGGGACACGGCCCTGTTCCGTTTTTTTATGGATGGCCGGCTGGATCCGGATTTCGGGCTGCGGGGCGCGGCGATTCATCCGGCGAGCCCGGAAGACGACGTGCTCTTTGACGTGGCGGTGAGCGACCGGGGGGTGGTGGCCAGCGGCTTTGCCACAGAAGGCGGCAGGCGCCGTTTTCTGGTGGCCTCCTATGCGGCGGCCAACGGCTCGCTGGACGAGCCCTTTCTGCCGGTGGCGCAACTGGAGGCGCCGGGCAAATACCCGCATCTGAGCGGGGTGGCCAAAAGGCGACCCAGGCTTCGCCGCCATGCCGGATCAGCGCCGGCCGCAAGGCCGCCCAAAGAGGCGGAGACGCCCTACGCGCCCGGGAGCCCGGAAACCGCAGCGCCGGATGCCAAAAGCACGGAGGAGGACCCGCTCTCCCAAAAACGCCTGCCCTGGCCATGCCGTCAGGCTCTGGCCCTTCTGCGCTGGCTGGCACCCACGCCGGTCTTTGCGGCCGAACTGCCCGCAGAGCCGGGCCCTCAGCCGCCCAAGGTGGCGCTCTTCGACTTTGGCGGCGACGAGGCCGTGGGTTATGCCGCGGCCCTGGATGCGGAGGGCAATGTGCTGGTAGTCGGCACCGTGGCGCAGGGCCGGCTCACGTCCATGGCCCTGGCCCGCTTTGCGGCGGCCAGCCTGTACAACACCAATGCCTTTGTCAATCAGAACGGCACGGTGAGTACGGCCCTGCGCACCCTGCAGCCCCTGGCCATTACCCGCAGTAGCGCCCGCTCCGGCGGCGAGATTCTGCCGGAACTGGGGGCTGCGGTACGGGCACGGGGCCTGGTGTTCAGCACCGCTGCCCATCCCGTGCTGGAGCGCGTGAGTGCGGCCGACAACGGGCCGCAGCCGCCGGCCACCGCCTTGCGCGGTCATGTGGCTGCAGGCAGCGGCCCCGGCGCCTTCGAGGTTCTGCTTTCCGGCCTGCAGCCCGGCACCCTCTACCACGTGCGGGCCTATGCGATTACCGAAGACGGTGCTGCGCATTACGGCCCGGAGCGCCGTTTCCACACCGCAGACGCCTGCTTTCTGGCCACCGCCGCCTTTGGCAGCATCAGCCATCCGGCGGTCATCCTCTTACGACAATTCAGGGACACCATGCTCAGCACCAAGCCTCTGGGCCAGGCCTTGATCGGCCTGTACTACCGCCTGTCGCCACCGCTGGCGGCGCTTATCGAACAGCAGCCCGCGCTCCGGCTCCTCTGCGCGCTCGCGCTCCTGCCTCTCCTGGCCTTTGCCTGGCTCGCACTGCACCTGGGGCTGGCGCCGGCCTGCGGCATCGGCCTCGTTCTGTGTCTGCTGCCGCTGCGCGCACGGCTGCGGACCTTTCATCAAAACGCACGCGGCTTCACCCTCATCGAAGTCATGGTGGTCATGCTGATTCTGAGCATCCTGGCCGTGCTGGTGGTCCCCAGAATCATGGACAGACCCGAGGATGCGCGCCGCACCCAGGCAATGGTGCAGATGAGCGCCCTCGAGCAGGCGCTCAAACTCTACCGGCTGGACAACGGGCAGTATCCCACGACCGAGCAGGGTCTGCAGGCCCTGGTCGCCCCGCCGGTCGCCGGCCCGCAGGCCCACAGGTGGCGGCAAGGAGGCTATCTGGAGCGGGGCAAGGTGCCGAAAGACCCCTGGGGCGGGAACTTCGTCTACCTCAGCCCGGGTCTGCACGACGACTTTGACCTCATTTCCTACGGCGCGGACAGACAGCCTGGCGGCGAGGGCAGGAATGCGGACGTCAACAACTGGGAACTGCAATAG
- a CDS encoding lipoprotein-releasing ABC transporter permease subunit — MPAFAWFVSLRYLRAKRKQKFISLITLISILGVAVGVMALIVVLAVYTGFTEGLRDQIIGINSHVIVQSYAGAIRQPRELMAAVAATPGVVAQTPVIYTQALITSNATSSGVVLHGIDPESNQKVVAIGEKMKSGALESLNQEQPPTIVLGSDLARTLQVLPGDRVQLLAPNGPLTPMGVLPKLRVASVSGIFATGMYEYDANAGYLGLDLARSLAGLEPEAVHAIEVRVQDVERADAVAAAIGQRLGSSYVVRDWMQLNQNLFAALKLEKLGIFIALDLIILVAALNIISALIMLVMEKNRDIAILKSMGATTSAIMRIFLYQGLVIGVTGTILGVFSGLGLCRILKTCKIIELPANVYPMSTIPIKVVPADVTLIAVSALVITLLATLYPSRKAAGVQPAEALSYE; from the coding sequence ATGCCTGCCTTTGCCTGGTTTGTCAGCCTGCGCTACCTGCGGGCCAAGCGCAAGCAGAAGTTCATCTCGCTGATCACGCTCATCTCCATTCTGGGCGTGGCTGTGGGCGTGATGGCGCTGATTGTGGTGCTCGCAGTCTATACCGGCTTCACCGAAGGTCTGCGCGACCAGATCATCGGCATCAACTCCCACGTTATCGTGCAGAGCTATGCCGGCGCGATCAGGCAGCCCCGGGAGCTGATGGCCGCAGTGGCGGCCACGCCCGGAGTGGTGGCGCAAACGCCGGTCATCTACACCCAGGCCCTGATCACCTCGAACGCCACCTCGAGCGGCGTGGTGCTGCACGGCATTGACCCGGAAAGCAACCAAAAGGTCGTTGCCATCGGCGAAAAGATGAAAAGCGGTGCCCTGGAGAGTCTGAATCAGGAGCAGCCGCCCACGATCGTCCTGGGCAGCGATCTGGCGCGCACGCTGCAGGTGCTGCCCGGCGACCGGGTGCAACTGCTGGCCCCGAACGGCCCGCTCACGCCCATGGGCGTGCTGCCCAAGCTGCGGGTGGCCTCGGTGAGCGGGATCTTCGCCACCGGCATGTACGAATACGACGCCAACGCAGGCTATCTGGGCCTGGATCTGGCCCGCAGTCTGGCCGGGCTGGAGCCGGAAGCGGTGCACGCCATCGAGGTGCGGGTGCAGGACGTGGAGCGAGCGGACGCCGTAGCCGCAGCCATCGGCCAGCGGCTGGGCAGCTCCTATGTGGTGCGCGACTGGATGCAGCTCAACCAAAACCTCTTTGCCGCGCTCAAGCTGGAAAAGCTGGGCATCTTCATTGCCCTTGACCTGATCATCCTGGTCGCAGCCCTGAACATCATCAGCGCGCTCATCATGCTGGTGATGGAAAAAAACCGGGACATCGCGATCCTCAAATCCATGGGCGCGACCACCAGCGCCATCATGCGCATCTTCCTGTACCAGGGCCTGGTTATCGGCGTGACCGGCACCATTCTGGGCGTGTTCAGCGGCCTCGGCCTCTGCCGCATTCTGAAGACCTGCAAAATCATCGAACTGCCGGCCAACGTCTACCCCATGTCCACGATTCCGATCAAGGTGGTGCCCGCGGATGTGACCCTGATCGCCGTGTCGGCCCTGGTGATCACCCTGCTGGCCACCCTGTACCCCTCGCGCAAGGCAGCCGGGGTTCAACCTGCAGAGGCCCTGAGCTATGAGTGA
- a CDS encoding ABC transporter ATP-binding protein, producing MSEATPLLTAQALCKSYQSGDRRLAVLDGLDFVMAPQESCAIVGASGSGKTTLLQILGTLDRPDSGTLLFKGRDLLALSGTSLARHRNGEIGFIFQFHHLLPEFSALENVLMPARIAGKLTTATRSRAGELLERVGLGERLHHRSGELSGGEQQRVALARALVMQPALLLADEPTGNLDAESGQKVFQLLQDLSRSQGLSVIMVTHNLELAEAMDRCLRLADGTLAPFQA from the coding sequence ATGAGTGAGGCAACACCGCTTTTGACCGCGCAGGCGCTCTGCAAGAGCTATCAGAGCGGCGACAGACGGCTTGCCGTTCTGGACGGCCTGGACTTTGTCATGGCGCCGCAGGAGTCCTGCGCCATCGTCGGCGCTTCCGGCTCGGGCAAAACCACGCTGCTGCAGATTCTGGGCACGCTCGACCGGCCGGATTCCGGCACCCTGCTCTTCAAGGGCAGGGATCTGCTGGCGCTGTCCGGCACGAGTCTGGCCAGGCACCGCAACGGCGAAATCGGCTTCATCTTCCAGTTCCACCATCTCCTGCCGGAATTCAGCGCGCTGGAAAACGTCCTCATGCCTGCCCGCATCGCCGGGAAGCTGACAACGGCAACCCGGAGCCGGGCCGGCGAACTGCTGGAACGGGTCGGCCTGGGCGAACGCCTGCACCACCGGAGCGGCGAACTCTCCGGCGGCGAACAGCAGCGGGTCGCCTTGGCCAGGGCCCTGGTGATGCAGCCGGCGCTGCTGCTGGCCGACGAACCCACCGGCAACCTGGATGCGGAGAGCGGGCAGAAGGTCTTCCAGCTTTTGCAGGATCTGAGCCGCAGCCAGGGCCTTTCGGTCATCATGGTCACCCATAACCTCGAACTGGCAGAGGCCATGGATCGCTGTCTGCGGCTTGCCGACGGCACCCTGGCCCCCTTTCAGGCCTAG
- the lysS gene encoding lysine--tRNA ligase — protein sequence MENPNTLLALRRDKAAALAAEGVALYGNRFKAPQHLAEILPQGEQLAAEEHDPAGTTYRVAGRIMSLRRFGKAAFFHLRDASGEMQIYARRDLVGETAYEHFKKWDVGDIVGAEGQLFKTRTGELSLEASRLEMVTKSLRPLPEKFHGLTDVETRYRQRYLDMIVNPEVAATFRKRVEIIRLIREFMRSRGFLEAETPMMQAVPGGANARPFQTHHNALGMDLYLRIAPELYLKRLLVGGFDRVFEINRNFRNEGIDTRHNPEFTMMEFYQAFATYHDMMDLTEALISELAEKVCGSTSITYQGQKVNLAPPWRRLSMDEALVQVGGLDPALLHDGPGLMRLAESRGVKFQPEAGPGKAKAELFELLVEEQLIDPTFVTSYPTEISPLARRNEENPELTDRFELFITGREIANAFSELNDPIDQEARFQQQIDGRGDDEEIHPVLDRDYIRALEYGMPPAGGEGIGIDRLVMLLTDSASIRDVILFPLLKPESAE from the coding sequence ATGGAAAATCCCAACACTCTCCTTGCCCTGCGCCGTGACAAGGCGGCTGCCCTGGCCGCCGAGGGCGTGGCCCTCTACGGCAACCGTTTCAAAGCCCCGCAGCATCTTGCGGAAATCCTGCCACAGGGCGAACAACTTGCGGCCGAGGAGCACGACCCGGCAGGCACCACATACCGTGTGGCCGGCCGCATCATGAGCCTGCGCCGTTTCGGCAAGGCGGCCTTCTTTCATCTGCGCGACGCAAGCGGTGAAATGCAGATCTATGCCCGCCGCGATCTGGTGGGCGAGACCGCCTATGAGCATTTCAAAAAGTGGGACGTGGGCGATATCGTGGGCGCCGAAGGCCAGCTCTTCAAAACCAGGACCGGCGAACTCTCCCTGGAAGCATCCCGGCTTGAAATGGTCACCAAATCGCTTAGGCCGCTGCCGGAAAAATTCCACGGGCTCACCGATGTCGAAACCCGCTACCGCCAGCGTTATCTGGACATGATCGTCAACCCGGAGGTGGCCGCCACCTTCCGCAAGCGGGTCGAAATCATCCGCCTGATCCGCGAATTCATGCGCAGCCGCGGCTTTCTCGAAGCGGAAACGCCGATGATGCAGGCCGTGCCCGGCGGTGCCAACGCCAGACCATTCCAGACCCACCACAATGCCCTGGGCATGGATCTCTACCTGCGCATCGCGCCCGAGCTGTATCTGAAGCGGCTTTTGGTGGGCGGCTTTGACCGCGTCTTTGAAATCAACCGCAATTTCAGAAACGAGGGCATAGACACCCGGCACAATCCGGAATTCACCATGATGGAATTTTATCAGGCCTTTGCCACCTACCACGACATGATGGACCTGACCGAGGCCCTGATTTCGGAACTCGCGGAAAAGGTTTGCGGCTCGACCAGCATCACCTATCAGGGGCAAAAGGTCAATCTGGCCCCGCCCTGGCGGCGGCTCAGCATGGACGAGGCCCTGGTGCAGGTGGGCGGCCTGGATCCGGCCCTTCTGCACGATGGGCCGGGCCTGATGCGGCTGGCGGAATCAAGGGGCGTCAAGTTCCAGCCCGAAGCCGGGCCGGGCAAGGCCAAGGCCGAACTGTTCGAGCTCCTGGTGGAAGAGCAACTCATCGACCCGACCTTTGTCACCTCGTACCCGACCGAGATCTCGCCTCTGGCCCGGCGCAACGAGGAGAACCCGGAACTCACCGACCGCTTCGAACTCTTCATCACGGGCCGGGAGATCGCCAACGCCTTTTCCGAACTGAACGACCCCATCGATCAGGAGGCGCGCTTCCAGCAGCAGATCGACGGGCGCGGCGACGACGAGGAGATCCACCCGGTGCTGGACAGGGACTATATCCGCGCGCTGGAATACGGCATGCCCCCCGCCGGGGGCGAGGGCATCGGCATCGACCGCCTGGTGATGCTCCTGACCGATTCGGCCTCCATCCGCGACGTGATTCTTTTCCCCCTGCTCAAACCGGAAAGCGCGGAATAG
- a CDS encoding prepilin-type N-terminal cleavage/methylation domain-containing protein produces the protein MPTCSADSRGFALMELLLAVAILAAGCLLLFSVQATNADRAAEARFQTRAALLARHKLTACRLQPFDQVADEAGDFGPESPDLLWEQGVHELGPEESGLAGSAGWLKLVELRVRPRGGRQPLFTVRTVLMRHPDSETQETAP, from the coding sequence GTGCCGACCTGTTCCGCTGACAGCCGGGGCTTTGCCCTGATGGAGCTGCTGCTTGCCGTGGCTATTCTGGCGGCGGGCTGCCTGCTCCTGTTCAGTGTGCAGGCCACAAACGCGGACCGGGCGGCCGAAGCCCGTTTCCAGACCCGGGCCGCGCTGCTCGCCCGGCACAAACTGACGGCATGCCGCCTGCAGCCCTTTGACCAGGTGGCTGACGAGGCGGGCGATTTCGGTCCGGAGAGCCCGGATCTGCTCTGGGAACAGGGGGTACATGAACTCGGCCCCGAAGAGAGCGGTCTGGCCGGCAGCGCAGGCTGGCTCAAGCTGGTGGAGCTGCGGGTACGGCCGCGTGGCGGCAGGCAGCCGCTCTTCACCGTCCGCACCGTCCTGATGCGGCATCCGGACAGCGAAACGCAGGAGACCGCACCATGA
- a CDS encoding ATP-binding protein, producing the protein MSALENIEQPGRLYLGRELDGGKTGRVFLLPARELTTHAAIIGMTGSGKTGLGIALLEEIALAKIPAIVIDPKGDMANLLLSFPELSPAEFAPWIDADAAARRNLSVQELAAETAGQWQKGLATWGQDGARIRRLRENADFAVFTPGTTAGRPVSVLDSMDAPDPDTVADRDTLSGLVNAAVSSLLSLVGIEADPIKSREHVLLATIVLHFWTKGEAPSLATLIAAVAQPPFAQVGVFPVDSFYPENRRMELAMRLNTLVASPAFQGWTTGEALNIQNLLGSGRPRVSIFSLAHLSDAERMFFVTLLLGRLIGWMRRQEGSSELRALLYMDEIFGYFPPNSNPPAKAAMLLLLKQARAFGLGVALATQNPVDLDYKGMANIGSWFVGRLQTRQDQERVLSGMGGEAAGNREQLRTLLAGLEKRCFLLCSAHRQAPLLFQTRWTLSYLKGPVTLAELAKLQAGATQRPAAVSASAADAAPGFSAERPLVAGGVTQYFVPSPVSGANQHYRATVLGLARVRHADARRGIDQTTTVQLQAPMPAAGAAVSWEQARPFAVTPELLTTSAPAALFGALPADMSLQKTFDAEKKRLAEHLYRSGALPLFTVRALNLESAPGESEAAFRERLGAALAAKKDEAMAALRASYDKKQQQLQTKLQKAEAKLDKEKIDVRTRGLDTVIAVGSAIVGAFLGRKGSALGKSTQGMRSAGHLMKERQDVQAAQDEVSRIAAELAALQAEAQGKMQELLASLDPAAAALESISVAPRKSDIFDVRVCLLWEPVLDFADPPKPA; encoded by the coding sequence ATGAGCGCGTTGGAAAACATTGAACAGCCGGGCCGTCTCTATCTGGGCCGGGAGCTGGATGGCGGCAAAACCGGCAGAGTCTTTCTGCTGCCTGCCCGGGAACTCACCACCCATGCGGCCATTATCGGCATGACCGGCAGCGGCAAAACCGGCCTGGGCATTGCCCTGCTGGAAGAAATCGCGCTGGCAAAAATACCGGCCATCGTCATAGACCCCAAGGGCGATATGGCCAACCTCCTGCTGAGCTTTCCGGAACTCTCCCCTGCCGAATTTGCCCCCTGGATAGACGCGGATGCGGCAGCCCGGAGGAACCTCAGCGTGCAGGAGCTGGCCGCAGAAACCGCGGGCCAGTGGCAAAAAGGTCTGGCCACTTGGGGACAGGACGGCGCCCGCATCCGAAGACTCCGGGAAAACGCGGACTTTGCCGTATTCACGCCGGGCACTACGGCCGGCCGGCCGGTCTCGGTGCTGGACAGCATGGATGCGCCGGACCCGGACACAGTGGCCGACCGGGACACCCTGAGCGGGCTTGTCAACGCTGCGGTGTCCTCGCTGCTGAGCCTCGTGGGCATAGAGGCTGACCCGATCAAGAGCCGCGAGCACGTTTTGCTGGCCACCATTGTGCTGCACTTCTGGACAAAAGGCGAAGCCCCTTCCCTCGCCACGCTCATTGCGGCCGTGGCCCAACCGCCCTTTGCCCAGGTCGGCGTGTTTCCGGTGGACAGCTTTTACCCCGAAAACAGGCGGATGGAACTGGCCATGCGGCTCAACACCCTGGTGGCGAGTCCCGCCTTTCAGGGCTGGACCACGGGCGAGGCGCTGAATATCCAGAACCTGCTTGGCTCCGGCAGGCCGCGGGTCAGCATTTTCTCCCTGGCCCATCTGTCGGATGCGGAGCGCATGTTCTTCGTCACCCTGCTCCTGGGCCGGCTGATTGGCTGGATGCGGCGGCAGGAGGGCAGCAGCGAACTGCGTGCCCTTCTGTACATGGATGAAATCTTTGGCTATTTTCCACCAAACAGCAATCCGCCCGCCAAGGCAGCGATGCTGCTTCTGCTCAAGCAGGCCCGCGCCTTTGGCCTCGGCGTGGCGCTTGCCACCCAGAACCCGGTGGATCTGGACTATAAGGGCATGGCCAATATCGGCTCCTGGTTTGTGGGCCGCCTGCAGACCAGGCAGGATCAGGAGCGGGTGCTGTCCGGCATGGGCGGCGAAGCGGCAGGCAACAGGGAGCAACTGAGAACGCTGCTGGCCGGTCTTGAAAAACGCTGCTTTCTGCTCTGTTCCGCCCACCGGCAGGCCCCGCTGCTCTTCCAGACCCGCTGGACGCTTTCGTATCTGAAAGGCCCGGTGACCCTGGCTGAACTGGCCAAACTGCAGGCAGGCGCCACGCAGAGGCCGGCCGCTGTTTCGGCAAGCGCCGCGGATGCCGCACCCGGATTCTCCGCCGAAAGGCCCCTGGTCGCAGGCGGCGTCACCCAATACTTTGTACCTTCGCCCGTATCCGGAGCGAACCAGCACTACCGGGCCACCGTCCTGGGCCTGGCCCGGGTGCGTCATGCCGATGCGCGCCGGGGCATAGACCAGACCACGACCGTGCAGCTCCAGGCCCCCATGCCGGCAGCCGGCGCGGCTGTATCGTGGGAACAGGCCCGGCCGTTTGCCGTGACGCCGGAGCTGCTGACCACGAGCGCTCCGGCAGCGCTCTTCGGCGCTCTGCCTGCGGATATGAGCCTGCAGAAGACCTTTGACGCCGAGAAAAAACGACTGGCCGAGCACCTCTATCGAAGCGGCGCCCTGCCCCTCTTTACGGTAAGGGCCCTGAATCTGGAATCCGCGCCGGGCGAAAGCGAGGCGGCCTTCCGTGAGCGCCTGGGCGCCGCACTGGCCGCCAAAAAGGACGAAGCCATGGCCGCCCTCAGGGCGAGCTACGACAAAAAGCAGCAGCAGCTACAGACCAAACTGCAAAAGGCAGAGGCCAAACTGGACAAGGAAAAGATAGACGTGCGCACCCGGGGGCTGGACACGGTCATTGCCGTGGGTTCAGCCATTGTGGGCGCCTTTCTCGGCCGCAAGGGCAGCGCACTTGGCAAATCGACCCAGGGCATGCGCAGCGCGGGCCATCTCATGAAAGAGCGGCAGGACGTGCAGGCGGCCCAGGACGAGGTGTCGCGGATCGCCGCGGAACTGGCCGCGCTTCAGGCCGAGGCGCAAGGCAAAATGCAGGAACTGCTGGCGAGCCTGGATCCGGCCGCCGCAGCGCTTGAGAGCATCAGCGTGGCGCCCAGAAAAAGCGACATCTTCGACGTGCGCGTCTGCCTGCTCTGGGAGCCGGTGCTGGATTTCGCCGATCCGCCGAAGCCGGCCTGA
- a CDS encoding PulJ/GspJ family protein, which yields MKGCTGCRGFTLVELMIAMSLLALVMALLGTALSGSTRAVEAITAESGVLVQAETALARLAEDLAGACPEPALPFQAGSSAVQRLGEDQSDTLVFAARHLPLEPEAGYRGPALIAYRVEREAGGSRRLKLLRADVPLLLGEAGDPEAVDRAFFVLAEGLRAVAFEPLNRQGGPWRFTAVAAAGQEGNAQVPAALRIRLSFWLDAEQRESRSYSTTVPLPVGLTPARQRRLPGQRP from the coding sequence ATGAAGGGCTGCACAGGATGCCGCGGTTTCACCCTGGTGGAACTCATGATTGCCATGAGCCTCCTGGCGCTGGTCATGGCGCTTTTGGGTACGGCCCTAAGCGGCTCGACCAGGGCGGTTGAGGCCATCACGGCGGAGAGCGGGGTGCTGGTGCAGGCCGAAACCGCACTGGCCCGGCTGGCCGAGGATCTGGCAGGCGCCTGTCCTGAACCCGCGCTGCCCTTTCAGGCAGGCAGCTCTGCAGTCCAGCGCCTGGGCGAGGATCAGAGCGACACACTGGTGTTTGCGGCCCGCCACCTGCCCCTCGAGCCGGAGGCCGGCTACCGCGGCCCGGCCCTGATCGCCTACAGGGTGGAACGGGAGGCGGGCGGGAGCCGGAGGCTCAAACTGCTGCGCGCCGATGTGCCGCTGCTTCTGGGCGAGGCCGGTGATCCCGAGGCTGTGGACAGGGCCTTTTTCGTGCTGGCAGAGGGCCTGCGTGCCGTGGCCTTCGAGCCGCTGAACCGGCAGGGCGGCCCCTGGCGTTTCACCGCCGTGGCTGCCGCGGGTCAGGAGGGCAACGCCCAGGTGCCGGCTGCGCTCCGTATCCGGCTGTCCTTCTGGCTGGATGCTGAGCAGCGGGAAAGCCGGAGCTACAGCACCACCGTACCGCTGCCCGTGGGTCTGACGCCGGCCAGACAGCGCCGCCTGCCGGGGCAGAGGCCATGA
- a CDS encoding prepilin-type N-terminal cleavage/methylation domain-containing protein — protein sequence MRTSTTGNCNRAWGFTLIEVLVTLALLALLSTLALPKIGLFLRGDALQRGARAGMALLQETAGRAREEQRAWVLRYDATQHALLAEPAKSQAGAQERVRRVLLPAGLRAVRIRTRTAGDRGTPRLFISARGYVQPALLTLEDAGGAMLTLAPSPFLGRVRLLPGAVDVHRADLFR from the coding sequence ATGCGGACGTCAACAACTGGGAACTGCAATAGGGCCTGGGGCTTCACCCTCATCGAAGTGCTGGTGACGCTGGCGCTGCTGGCGCTGCTGAGCACTCTGGCGCTGCCGAAAATCGGCCTCTTTCTGCGCGGCGATGCCCTGCAGCGGGGCGCGAGGGCCGGCATGGCGCTGCTGCAGGAAACGGCCGGCCGCGCCCGCGAGGAGCAGCGCGCCTGGGTGCTCCGCTATGATGCCACCCAGCATGCGCTCCTCGCCGAACCGGCGAAATCCCAGGCAGGGGCGCAGGAACGGGTCCGCCGGGTCCTGCTCCCGGCAGGGCTGCGAGCGGTGCGCATCCGCACCAGAACGGCCGGCGACCGGGGAACGCCGCGCCTCTTCATCAGCGCCAGGGGCTATGTCCAGCCAGCCCTGCTCACGCTGGAAGACGCAGGCGGGGCAATGCTGACGCTCGCGCCCAGCCCCTTTCTCGGCCGGGTCAGGCTGCTGCCCGGCGCGGTGGATGTGCATCGTGCCGACCTGTTCCGCTGA